In the Colius striatus isolate bColStr4 chromosome 3, bColStr4.1.hap1, whole genome shotgun sequence genome, caggagaaaaaagaatagCTCACCCCTCAGACACTGCAGTGTGCAAACATAGCTGAGCGTGGGCTTGTTGCTGTAAACCCTCCTGCTCCCCACTGCTCAGCCCATGCCTTGGGGATTTGTCTCCCTTCCAGCCACTCATCACTTGGGGACAGCACACACATCACCTGGGGACAGCACACATCACTTGTGGACAGCACACACATCACCTGGGGACAAAGCTTCTGATaccatcagcagcaaaaagatGCTTCAGAGCTTGGTGGCAGAACAACCTCAGGGGATCCAGGGAGCTCGAGAGAAGACACTGGCTGGTCACTAGGAGAAATGCAGAGTCACAAGATATGGCAACATTTGTTAAATGGTGATGTGTTAATGCTCCTGTTTCCTCtgtttgcagaagaaatacacagttcGTTGCAAAATGAAGTACAACACCTGACACACTCCAACCACTCGCCTGCCTGAAGACACTGTGGTGACTACAGCTGTATTTTGGTGACTACAGCTGTACTTTCCACCTGGCTGCTTATGACTCAAGAGGTAACAAAACCCACaatatcttttctttccaacaAGATTCAACACAACTTGTCACAAAACCAGCTTACACTGTTTCCTGTCATGGAAGGCAATCGTTTGGGAGCACAACACAAACAATGGCACAGGCTTCAGCATCGAACTCAAAAGCCTGTCTACAATACTTGAGGAGTCCCTGAGACTGGGATCTTGGtgatgaatcatagaatcatggaatggtggggttggaagggatctttagagatcatccagtccaacctccctgcagaagcagggtcacctacatcaggtcacacaggaacgtgtccagccgggtcttgaagagctccaaggaaggagcctccacagcctccctgggcagcctgggccagggctccctcactccaacactcaaacagtttgtccttatgttgaagtggaacttgttgtgttccagcttcatcccatcaccccctgtcctgttgctggctacaatataaaaaagggatgttccaacctcctgacacccaccctttaggtatttgtcaatattaataagatcccccctcagtctcctcttctccagactaaacagccccaggtcctgcagcctttccttgtgtgaaagatgttctatacccttgatcatcttgatgtccctgcactggcctctctccagcagttccctgtccctcttgagctgaggagcccagagctggccacaggactccagatgaggcctcaccagggcagagtagagggggagcagaacctccctccccctgctgcccacactcttcttgatgccctcaggctgccattggcctcttggccatgggggcacgttgctggctcatatttaccTTATTATCAATGAGGACTCCccggtctctctctgcagagctgctctccagcagtttgacccccagcctggcctggtgcatggggttgttcctccccaggtgcaggactctgcctttgtccttgttgaacctcctgaGAAAGCCAGAGAAACGAGAGGAAGCAGCCTCTCAGGGAGGCTGCACGTTTTAAGACGGAAAGTTGAAGCTATgagaaaatagcacaagaaCTTCAAGGGCAGGAGAAGGACTTGATACCACTTTCAGTAGGCTTCATTACAATTatctgtgtgggttttttaggagaggattaaaaccaggaCTTCTGAGAGCTTCAGGAAATACCAGGACAACATAACTATTTTGTGCTCTGACTCTGTTCAGAAGCCAGTTGCTGTTGAGCTATTTTCAACAGACAGCAGTGCTGAAAACCCTTTTGTTTCCCATCACattccctgctctgtgtgtgtaccTTTGACCCACTGACCCAGGAGTGGGAGGAAACTGCAGcattcccagctcctgctgcttgctgGGAAGGACAGCAATGCCACAAAGCCTTACTGCTCTATGTATCACGTTCTGTTTTAAAGCCAGGTAAGGCACCTGTGTTGTGCCTCACTGCTCTTTGCCTCTTTGTGCCTTGTTTAGGTACAACATCTTCTAACAGGAAGGGAAATGTAGTTACCCTTTCAATCACACAGGGACTTTggggttggggtgttttttcttcttcttttcattaCCAGGACATTGCTTTTGTGATAACTGTAAATGCCTGATTCATTCCTGGCtggtttctttctgttcttgtgCACTGTTGCCTACTAGCTTAAATAACTGCTCTTTCCCCATTTCATACACAAAACGCTTCTATTAACAGACCCTAAGACacacttctttttcccctctctaaaAGATGACATTTTGGACTCCTGCTCAGTTCACACCGTCCTCCAAACCAGCTTCTTCTGCACTGCCTCTCCCCGGGCAGCTATTCCTCACCCTGTATTTGCCCCTTTGACTTCTTCCAGTCGTATGTTCGTGTTACTGAGCTGCCTCCTCTGTCAGAGGGTAACTAACTGCTTTATCGCGCTGCTTTTCAAGCTGCACCCCATAGAATCAGAACGGTTctttagaatcacagactggtttcagctggcagagccctttgagcccatggggtgcagcctctgtcccagccccatcacccaccagcccattgccctcagtgcaacacccacccagctctgaaacccctccagggacggtgcctccatcccctccctgggcagctgttccaatgcctgacagccctggcagcaaacaAACTCCTCCTCAgacccagcctgaacctcccctgctgcaacttgaggcggTTCCTTTAGTGCTTGTTAAGCAACGGAACTAGCGCCGCTTTTCCCTTCCGAGGTCCCTGCGGCTGAGCCCGGaggaggcggggccgggcggcgctGTGCCGAGGCGGGGCGGCCGCGCTGGGCCATGCCGGCGGCGGAGCGGGGTGAGCGGCGGCGGAGGGTCGGGAGCGCGGCGGCGGGTCGGCTCCGTGGCAGAGGGTCGGGAGCGCGGCGGCGGAGGGTCGGGAGCGCGGCGGCGGGTCGGGAGCGCGGCGGCGGGTCGGCTCCGTCCCCCCGGGGGCGGCAGCGCCCGGCCGGCAGCGGGGTGTCGGCGAGGGCTGCCGGGGAGCCGGGCCGTGCGGTGAGTCGAGTCGAGTCGTCTCTGCCCCGCAGCCTCCTACAGGTTCGTGGTGCTGCTCTTCAACTGCCTCCTGACCTTCGGCTCCTACTTCTGCTTCGACATCCCCAGCGTGCTGCAGGAGCAGTTCCAGGGGGTGAGTGCTGGGCGCGGCCGCCAGAAAAAGGGCAGAATCGGGGAAACGGAGCCCGTGGGCACCGGTGcaggtacagggctgtgttttacGGCGTCAGTTTAGGAGTCGTGCTCCGATGTCTTGTGTATGTTATGAGCAGGGGATGtgcaggaaaggctgcagccctggggctgtgcagcctggagaggagaagcctgagctcaggggcacctcagcaatgctgctcagtccctaaaggctgggtgtcagcaggatggggggacactttgttctgtggtgcccagggacaggacaaggggtgatggacatcagctgggacacaaacagttcccctggcacaggaggagaagctcctttggtgctgaggtgagggagccctggcccaggctgcccagggagggtgtggaggctcctgctcaggaggtttccaaccccagctggacacgttcctgtgcccctgagccaggggaagctgctggagcaggggctggggctgcagcagctctgcagggcactGCCAGCCCCTTGTCACGTCTCTATTGAAATGACTGTTTGCTACACTCCGGTGAAGTTCAGAATTACCAAGTGTTCACACCACTGTGCAGACAGTAGATAGAATAGACTTGACCAGCAGTACCTGGGCTGCACTGGAAGACGAGCAGTGTTGCAGATGGGAGGCCAGAAAAGACTTTCTGGGTGATGAGATCCAAACCTCCCGCTGCTGCAGGTACCAAAGCACGTGTGTGTTTGCCAGCCAAAACACGGagctgtgcagggaggtggCAGGAGGGCTGTCAGATTCTAGTCGTCATCTCAAGTGACAGGAACTTTGGTTGCTCAGCTTTCAGAGCGACAGCCCCGTTATTGCTGGGGTTCCTCCCAGGATGCTGGAATCCCAAAGCTCTCACCTAAAATACCCGACAAATTCTTACGTGACTCATTCGGCGTTAGCGCGTTTGTGTCCTGCCTCCGGGGAGCTGGTTTTACTCCTCTGTGCCATCTGCTGGCAGAGGCGTGTGTGTGGGCCGGCAGTCACTGGGCTGTTCTTTGTGTGCTTCAGCAAGGGCAGGAATACCTCcagcttggttttattttgaaatgcagCTAATCCGTAATACTCAGACCATAAATTCCAGGCTAAACTGGGTGCAGTTTGACATTGGAAGCAGGAGTAAAAAGTGCAGGTCTGTGGGAGAAGAGTCAGTTATTGATGGAGTGCAGGGAAGGCTGTGTCATGGTTAGTTACCTAGGTAACAGGCTATGGTGGTGAAAGCAAGCCACCTTTTTCTGTCTTAAGTACTGTGCAAGCAGTGGTTTTATGTCCTGACACCCTCACCATACCTTTCCTCTGGTGAAATGAGCCTCACACAAGTGGTACAGTGGTAGCCACACATACCCCCTGCACCAGAGCATCTCAGACCAGTGCTTGCAGTGAGAAGGCTTTGTCTAGAGAGCTGTTTCCCCACAGCCAGACATCTCTGTGACAGCAGATGAGGGGGTTATAAATACCATGGCTGTTAGAACATCAGGTGGTTAAAACCACCCTTTCCTTGGGCTCACTCAAGATGTTTAGCTCGTGCCCACTGGTGTGGGACACCTGGCACCCAGTTCCTAATGCAGGTGGATTTTGAGTAGCTGGAAGATTGAGGGTTTGCTCCTGGTGTTGCTTTTTAGTAGGAAAACTGACATTATTGAATCATGCTGGGAACAGCAGTTTCCTGCTGTTCAGCAAATGCATCAAAGCTGTGAGTTTACACAGACTACTGCTAAGTTTCATATTTAGATGCTGCTTAAGACACTATAGTATGTCAGATCAAGCTAAACTGCAGCCAAGAAACTAAAGGACCAGATAAACCTCCTGGTGCAGGCTCCTGGCTTTTCTGTTGGACTGAAACATGTACAGAAGTGCTgagcctctgctgcttctgccgtGGAAAGGGCAAGGGAagggctgctgtgctgatggCCAGTGATTTCTCATGTGGCAAGGGAGAAGACACAAGTCCTCTAATTCCTGCTCATGGAAGAGGGAATcgtagattcacagaatcattatggctgttaaagcccttgaagctgctgcagtcccagccctgccctcaccctgcccagcccagcactgacccacagccctcagcacctcagccccacgcctttgggatccctccagggctgggcactcccccagctccctgggcagcctggcagcctcagcctcccctggggcagctgcagcccattgcctcttgtcctgacccccagctccctgcagcctcctgagagagtgctcctgtctcccctcagcctcctcttctccaggctcaacattcccaggtgcccagcacaggggacaatccctgccctgctcctgctgccaccccagtgctgatccaaACCAGtgtgcccttggccttcttgcccccctgggcacgctgctggctcctgttcagctgctgttgatcaaCACCCCAAAAAATGAATAGAACTATAAATCTAGTAGGCAAGAACCTAAACTCCATTTCTAAAGGGCTGCAGGGGGTTTCACCTGTGCCTGCTGCCTAAGGCAGGTGCTTGACTTGTTACACAGAACCTGTCCTGCCCCAATGGGACCCATCAGAACAGCACAGACTGTGTGGAGGGCCTGGGGATGACGCCTGCCCAGTACAACCTGCTGTATGCCATCTACGCTTGGACGTAAGTCACGTCTCTGTTCCTGccgtggggagggagggaggatggTTCACTAGTtgcttcccagcagcaggacacaaaCGTTGCTGTGTTTGTTTCTCCTAGAAATGCAGCAGTGGTTATTCTGGCTGGATTCCTGATTGATAAGCTAGGAAATCGCTGTGAGTGCTGGGGATTGGCTCCTTTACTCTTGCTCTGAAGGACTTCAGACTGTTCTGTCAGTGCAAAGAGATGATCAAAGGTTCCACTTGGGTGGGATTACAGAGGGTGGGAGGGAAGGGACAGCTCTCCACGTGATAACTGAGCAGCTCCCTGAGGGCAACTGAGACATCTTCATCCTTTGACCACGGGCTTATCTGAAATgacacagaggagcaggaaacATTCTTTCCTCTCACAGGCCCCTGACTGGGGGTAGTGTTATCTGTTTTCCATGGCACAAACTGATAGTGTTCTGCTCCCTGCTCTGACATTTGTTCTGGCATTTGCCATAACCTAAGACCCAGCAGTCCCAgtccagctcagcctctgggtcACAAACACCttgcagaggagacagaggcacagaggagaTTTCTTGCTCTAGGCTGTAATCTGTAGAGCAGCTCAGGACAGGAACAGAGACTCTGTAGAGTTCAGAGTCCTCTATCTGACTTACTCTGCCTCTCTAACCTTCCACCATGATGATATCATCATTACATTGAGGATTCCCAGGTCATTTTATAAAGACACCAGTCTTTACAGAACTGAAACAGAGGGTAAACTGATAGAAGCCCACAGGTTTGCTGGCACGTTTGGAGGCTGCTCCTGTGCTTTTAGCCAAAGGATGCTTTTGTCTTGATCTCAGCATGTCTGTTGAggtttatgtatttcttttttctccttctccctagTTGGTGTCCTTGTTTTCTCGCTTCTGACTGTGCTGGGATCATCAATCTTTGCTCTAGGCTCCCATTTCAAGGGCTCTCCGTACCTCCTCCCAATGATGCTGACAGGAAGGCTGCTCTTCGGCTCTGGGAATGGCTCACTTACAAGTAAGGAATTCACAGGCTTCATTATGCCTCACCAGATGGTCACAATACATTTTGGTCTTGCCTCCTAGACCTTTGTCCTACCAGCCAGCTTCACCTGCTCTGCACCAGGACCCTAAGGTTGCCAGCAGAACGCTGCTCTTGGTTGCATGGATATAATGTGTGCCAATGTGTACACGTCCTCCCTTCTAACCAGTTTGTCCTCCTCCCAGGGGTGGGTCCTGCCATGCAATTACCATGTCTTTGGGCTTCTTTTTGCTTGCCTGCTTTGAGGGATGAGTTCACCTCCCGTATCCCAGTGGGATTTAGTAGGCTTTAAGATGGGCTGCCAAGCCAACCCGTACAGCCTCCGTCTCAGAGGCTGTTTGTTGCTGCTCTGCAACACTCCAGATCTTCAAGACAGGTTGTTTGTCTTCTCCCAGTTGTGCAGAATCGTATCACAGCCTTCTGGTTCAAGGGGAAGGAACTGGCCCTGGCATTTGGACTGACCCTGTCTTTCTCACGTCTCGGGAGCGTCCTCAACTTCTTCTTCACTCAGCAGTTTGAGGCAAAGCTGGGAATGCAGTGGACGCTCTGGGGAGGTGAGTTTCTTTGGTGCTTTGGCCTTTGTCTCTAGACCTGAGGCTATCCTGTTTCTCTGTATGCAGTGTTTTCTTCACTGGTGCCTGACCACCCTCTCTAAAGCTGCACTGTCAGCCTGATGGTTTTGTGTGTGGTTTTCCTGTGCTGTTTTAccagccccagtgccaggcAGTCTGTACTTGTGCAGGTTCACTCCCATGGACTGGAAACTTGAGTGAAACAACAGAGGAGTCTGATGTGTCTGTTGTTCTGTCACCTGGCTGGCAGGACATGCTGGTTCTGCAGGAGCATCTGTACTGGTCTCAGCATAAGATGCCTCGTGCCTGGACTGATCCAGGCTGTAACAACTGTAAATCACTGTGGGAAGCAGAACCTGAATTACATGTTTCTTGGTGTGAGTGTGTCCTGGGGCGTGTTATCTTGAGGAGTTTTTGCCTTCTCTTTGGTGCAGTGAGGTGAGATGTGTCTCCAGGGGATGGATGAGCTGTTTCACAGTGGCACTGGGCACGCTGGGAGTGGGGATATTAGGGAGCCCTGTCTCAGGACACTCTTTGTGTCCCAAGACTCGGTGGTTATAGGACAGTGTTATCTCCCAGCCAACAGCACGGGCCATCACTATGGAAAAGAGGCTGCATCTGTGAGAGGAATCTCTTGCAGAGACTGAAAGAGGTTCCTCTCCAAGTCCAGCTGTCAGAGAAGAACCTGTGACAGGCAGGGTGTGTGGCAGCCCATCTGACACTCCCAGTTGTGTGCTCAGGCAGCATTTGCAAGCACAGCACAGTGACTTCAGTAGCCCGTGATGGGATACATCCACCAGACAAAGTGTGTGTGCATGGTGGGGATTGTTTTGGCtccttggaaaacaaaacaaacgcAGATCTATTTTTCTTCTGGGAGAAGGATGTCTGAACAGCACTTGTGTGTTTTGCAGGtactctgctctgcctgcttgGCTTTGTTTCAGCCCTCACTGTCAGTGTGCTGGATAAAGTGGGCATGAAGCAACTGGGCTTGGATGGGGTTATCCAGCAAGAATCCAAAAAAGTGGTAAGTGGTGCAGAGATAGCTTTTCTGTCTCGGTCTTTGCAAGCCCAGGGTGGATGGGGAGAGTTCCTGCAGTGGTCCTGGCCAGGGGAGAGCATTGACACCACCTGGTTAGATgttgcagagctgttcttcagagGCCCCTGAGGATATTCCATCTGCAAGGCACCAAACACTTGTACATTTTCTGTCCAGAGCCTATGTAGCCTTCCAGAGAGCAGAGTTTGCACTCTGAATGGCATTACTCTTCTGAGACAGTCACCTCTTGACTATAGGTGGCTCAGATGAGGATGCTGTGCATTAAACTAGGTAGTAACTGCTTTCTGGCTCACAGGATCAGTTACAGAAAACAGCTCATCTGGTCAGTACTGAACTGCCTTTTCCCAGCCCTTACCTTCCATTCCTCTTTGCATCCTTCTGTCCAGGAGTGAGTGTTGCAGGCAGAAGGTTGCAATCTTTATGGCACTTAAATGCTGCCTTTTCCTGACAGCATTTGTACTGGCTTTTGTACCTCCCTGCAGTGACTCCTGTCTATACTGTGTCTCTCCACTGTGTGAGGTTTGCAGCAGGCTCCtaacagagcacagagctgcttaGAGCActctcctgcagcccttcttAAAACGAGAaagctcttttgtttctttaccaAATGGTGCTGAAGAAGGAATGCTTTGGAGTGAGAACACGCCTCATTTCACTTGGAGCTACATGAGCTGCCTTTCAGTACCCTTTTACCTGCTGTCAGATCTCCAGTGGCTTGCAGAAGGTGGCATTACTGTGGGGCTGAAGGCCATTCCCTGGTGAGTGAGGGCACGGCTTGTCTTTGCAGCGCATTCAGGACATCCGGCGGCTTCCCCTTCGCTACTGGCTCCTGGTCCTCACCATCATGTTCTTCTACAATGGAGTCTTCCCCTTTGTGGCAGATGCCAGGTATTGCTCTATGGCTTTAGTCCCACTGGCCTGTCAGAGCCTTGCAGGCCCTTGATGTATAGCTGGGTGGGAAATGCAGGGCTGATATGCTTGTTCCTCCCACTCATGACACACAGTGAAACGTGTCTTTAGCACCGTGTTGAAGGTGCAAGAGTTGTTTgacctttctttcccttcagaGGTGAGGGAGGCTTCTGAAGGGATAACTTGAAGGGAAGGGATGAATCCAATAGTGAAAGCTTGGAAGCTGCTGAAGAAGGATCAGAAGGATTTGGGAGAGATACTTTGTTCAAAAAGTAGCCTGTAGACATTTCACCTTTGATAGCCCAAGGAAGTGTCTCTTTGGAgctggctgggcagggtggTAGTGTCACGGGCCTGGGGCACTTCTGTCCTTGCTCCTGCCCTTGCCCACTGCATTTGGAACAAAGGCTGGGTTGGGAAGTGAGGAAGCCTTTGCCTCCCAGTGCAAGGCTTGCAGAGTTCCCTGTTTATGCCACCATTTGCTTAAAACAAAGGAGCAGCCTGCTTGGGTAAACTAGGACTCTTGCTTCTGTCATAGAGttgtaaaatcatagaatggggaggggttggaagggccctgcagagccctggagaaaaggaggctcaggggagaccatCTGTctccctacaactacctgaaaggcagctgcagccagctggggttggtctgttctctaataacaagcaacagaacaagaggaaacagcctcaagttgcagcaggggaggttcaggctgggtcTGAAGAGGAGtttctttggtgccagggccGTTGGGCATTGgtacagctgcccagggaggggatggagtcaccgtccctggaggggtttcagagctgggtgggtgctgcactgagggcaatgggctggtgggtgatggggctgggacagaggctgcaccccatgagctgaaagggctctgccagctgaaatgattctaaatgattcatccagcccctgctccagcagcttcccctggctcaggggcacaggaacgtgtccagctggggttggaaacctcctgagcaggagcctccacaccctccctgggcagcctgggccagggctccctcccctcagcaccaaaccagtttatcctcctgtgccaggggaactgtttgtgtcccagctgatgtccatcaccccttgtcctgtccctgggcaccacagaacaaagtgtccccccatgctgctgacagccaccctttaggtacttgtgagtgttgctgaggtgccccctcagccttctccagactgaccagccccagggctgcagcctttcccgtggctctgccacagacaggacattttgctgcttttttccctgTTTGTGGGCAATGCAGGTTGTGTCTCACCATTTAGGAGTGTGAACTGCCAAGGCCTGCAGTAAAGAAAGCAAATTGTTCAGGTAGTGTGTCATTAGTGATGTTCAGTGAGCCACTGTGAAGTCAGGAGCAAAGGTCAACAGCATTGTCATACCAAATGTACAAGTGACCTCTTATTAGGCAAATAAAGACATTCAAGCTGAGTTGGGCTTTCTATCAGTTGCCCTCTCATTCTAACTGAAACACTATTGATCACACAGCATCCCCATTTCTGCAGTCCTGTCTCTCAGcagtttttctctttgctcCCTGCAGAGCCAAAGTCCAGGCACTGAGTCATGTTTCACCCATCGATTCTGGCAAAAACCACCACACTGCTTCCCAGCAGGACAAATGATGGTCCTGAGGCCACTGGCTTTTGGCAGTTCTGTGCAGTGAGTCTCCAGGGAACAGTGTCTTGTTGCCTGCTTTGCTGACAGCACAGGCTGTGAAGGCTTATTGTTACCAGTGGTCAGTAGGCATGCAAGTAGCCAAACGAGGCTTAAGTagctacatgatctctaaataAGCCACTTGTAACTGAATGCTGGAAAGAATCTGAGCAAGAAAGGTGAGAGGCAGATCTGCATATCCAAACAGAACttggtttctgtgttttctgtaagGGACaaggggacaagctgcaacaggagaggttccaaagcaacaccaggacaaagttgttccctgttgaggtgagggagcactggcaggggctgcccagatgggctgtggagtctccttctctggagacattccaacccagctgggtgagtccctgtgtgccctgctctaggtgctgctgctctggcaggggggttgcactgcgtgagctctgcagctccctcccagcccttgggattctgtgaatGCCTGGTACTTCTGAAGGTGTTCCATTTCAATGGTGACCTATGTTAAAACACACTTCTgcccctcagcatcctcacCCTTGGAGTGATGACACTGCCTCTTGAGAGGGAACCGAAAAGATCCACCTGTGTGTTTTGGACAGGTGACAGCAGAGTGCTGCTGGTGAGCTGTGCTGATGCAGTTGAACACACACCCAGCTTCAGCTTGCACTTTTACTCTGCACTTGCAGAAGCCTCTTGGAAGTGGCCATTTAAGTTAccagctttaaaagaaaaaccaacaaaGGCTTGGCACTGCAAACCAGATGGAATCCAACTCGTTTCCAAGTCCTGTCATTACAGCCCTTCCTGCCTGGATGTTTGTGCTCAGACTTACTTTCTGTCAAAATAAGCAGATCAAGGATCCTAATTATGtaatttttctccctctttcattttatttttagcaagTTTATCCAGGATAAATATTCTGGTTAcagccagcaggcagctgcttaTATTGCTGGGGCAGTGTATGACAGCTCCCTtgtcctctctgcagcagctggcaTCTTAATTGTGAGTACCCAAACCCAGAAGTGATTGCTGATtcattttccctcattttctgaaatatctgTGCTACAACCCCCTCAACCAGAATCTAGCCTGTTGTTGCTGCACAAGCAGTCCTTTAATTGCTTGCAGACTGCAAGATGCACTTTAGGCTGAATTAAATGACAAGAAAGAACATTACCCTGCTTTTCCTCTGACCTGTAATTGTGCTGTGGTAGCATCAGAGCATGGCAGATGCTGTTTGTTTTGAGAAGGCTGAGACTGGGACAGAAAGGCTCAGGATAAGCTTTGTGAGGAGATGGGAAAGGACAACCTGCATGACATGCATAGGATCCGCAGGCAGGGCTCTGACACTGCATATTCACCACCCAGAGCAACAGGATCACAAGGGCATCCTGAACTgtatcagcactggggtggcagcaggatcagggcagggattgtccccctgtgctgggccccggggaggctgcagctccagagctgtgctcagtgctgggcccctcagtcactgccacagggacactgaggggctgcagctggggaaggggctggagcacaagggtggtggggaggggctgagggaatgggggtgctgagcctggagaagaggaggctgagggcagccagcagcactctctgacactccctgacaggaggctgcagggagctgggggtcgggctctgctccccaggcagcaatgacagtacaagaggcaatgggctgcagctgccccagggggggctgaggctggagctgaggcagaactgtttccctgagaggggtgtgagcccctgtgccaggctgcccagggagctggggcagtgcccagccctggagggatcccaaaggcgtggagctgaggtgctgagggctgtgggtcagtgctgggctgggcagggtgagggcagggtttgagcttgatcttaaaggtcttttccaaccaacaCAACTCTGATTCTGATTCCACATCAGCCCCTGTTTTGTCAAACTCTTCCTTGTTTTCCCAGCTGTCAGGGCACGTGGTGTGGTTTTGCTCCCCCTTTATTCCAGCCTGCCATTTCCCAGGAGCCCTGCACGCTGCTCTGACACACGTCTCAGCCTGGgctcaggagccagcagcagtgTCAGCATGCAGGCAATGCCCCGCTGCTGCGTG is a window encoding:
- the LOC104558560 gene encoding major facilitator superfamily domain-containing protein 1-like isoform X1, whose protein sequence is MPAAERASYRFVVLLFNCLLTFGSYFCFDIPSVLQEQFQGNLSCPNGTHQNSTDCVEGLGMTPAQYNLLYAIYAWTNAAVVILAGFLIDKLGNRFGVLVFSLLTVLGSSIFALGSHFKGSPYLLPMMLTGRLLFGSGNGSLTIVQNRITAFWFKGKELALAFGLTLSFSRLGSVLNFFFTQQFEAKLGMQWTLWGGTLLCLLGFVSALTVSVLDKVGMKQLGLDGVIQQESKKVRIQDIRRLPLRYWLLVLTIMFFYNGVFPFVADASKFIQDKYSGYSQQAAAYIAGAVYDSSLVLSAAAGILIDSVGLRGVFAVGCALLTLPVFALLAFTSVPPLVGTVWLGVTYSFAAASMWPSIPLVVPQATLGTAMGLATSAQMIGVGLSNLIVGHILGTKAGELKIPLWRWQQMMIFMLANTAACIVASLSLNVVDTKQGGTLNRSRKGAPAEPEPEPAATARLLDAAADTEGSAG
- the LOC104558560 gene encoding major facilitator superfamily domain-containing protein 1-like isoform X2, whose protein sequence is MPSTLGLGVLVFSLLTVLGSSIFALGSHFKGSPYLLPMMLTGRLLFGSGNGSLTIVQNRITAFWFKGKELALAFGLTLSFSRLGSVLNFFFTQQFEAKLGMQWTLWGGTLLCLLGFVSALTVSVLDKVGMKQLGLDGVIQQESKKVRIQDIRRLPLRYWLLVLTIMFFYNGVFPFVADASKFIQDKYSGYSQQAAAYIAGAVYDSSLVLSAAAGILIDSVGLRGVFAVGCALLTLPVFALLAFTSVPPLVGTVWLGVTYSFAAASMWPSIPLVVPQATLGTAMGLATSAQMIGVGLSNLIVGHILGTKAGELKIPLWRWQQMMIFMLANTAACIVASLSLNVVDTKQGGTLNRSRKGAPAEPEPEPAATARLLDAAADTEGSAG